From the genome of Geoglobus ahangari, one region includes:
- a CDS encoding nitrilase-related carbon-nitrogen hydrolase, with the protein MREYAFETQTFVVSANMFLEPDILPDGSFDIAAGGSAVVNPSGLYIVEPVFDGETIIYAELDPEERMATKAYFDCVGHYSRWDVVQLVYRAKSSRPLELFESVSEEVLSSRKLEEILNEYGTRLKKVEEVVEKLRNMLEKAG; encoded by the coding sequence GTGAGGGAGTATGCCTTCGAAACCCAGACCTTTGTTGTGAGCGCCAACATGTTTCTCGAGCCAGACATCCTTCCTGATGGCTCCTTCGACATCGCCGCTGGCGGAAGTGCAGTTGTCAACCCCTCCGGGCTCTACATCGTGGAGCCGGTGTTTGATGGCGAGACAATCATCTACGCTGAACTCGACCCAGAGGAGAGGATGGCGACAAAAGCGTACTTCGACTGCGTGGGCCACTACAGCCGGTGGGATGTGGTTCAGTTAGTGTACAGGGCTAAGAGCTCCAGACCGCTTGAGCTCTTCGAGAGCGTGAGCGAGGAGGTGCTCTCATCGAGGAAGCTCGAGGAAATCCTGAATGAATACGGCACCAGACTCAAGAAGGTGGAGGAGGTTGTGGAAAAGCTGAGAAATATGCTGGAAAAAGCGGGTTAA
- a CDS encoding AAA family ATPase has protein sequence MTGRSKGEIRYVILRPLGYPLKASYHEYPKVDNLKVFDRYAKEQWRGEYVYRGKMLFDVRMFPDFAFEVTGCEPEEGFVGDHTIFLVESESNEIVTEIVVDVKLDDVVGQEDAKKKARIILEYLKNPEKFGKWAPKNILFYGPPGTGKTMTAKALANEAHVPFLSVKSTRLIGEHVGDGARRIHELYEKARQVAPCIVFLDEFDSIALDRSYQDLRGDVSEVVNAILTELDGIERNEGICTIAATNRIDMLDPSIRSRFEEEIEFRMPDSEERYMILKKSLEDFPLPVNANLEEVARVTEGFSGRDLVEKVIKASLHKAIVEGRDVITTQDLLNSVQKVSKPAKQPPKQMFV, from the coding sequence ATGACTGGCAGGAGTAAGGGAGAGATCAGATACGTCATCCTGCGCCCTCTGGGCTATCCGCTGAAGGCCAGCTACCACGAGTACCCGAAGGTAGACAACCTCAAGGTCTTTGACCGCTATGCAAAGGAGCAGTGGAGGGGAGAGTACGTATACAGGGGGAAGATGCTGTTCGACGTCAGGATGTTCCCCGACTTCGCATTCGAGGTTACTGGATGCGAGCCGGAAGAGGGCTTCGTGGGAGACCACACGATATTCCTCGTGGAGAGCGAGTCGAACGAGATCGTCACCGAGATAGTCGTGGACGTGAAGCTCGACGATGTTGTTGGGCAGGAAGACGCCAAGAAGAAGGCGAGGATCATTCTGGAGTACCTGAAGAACCCTGAGAAGTTCGGAAAGTGGGCTCCGAAGAACATCCTCTTCTACGGCCCACCCGGAACGGGGAAGACGATGACCGCGAAGGCTCTCGCAAACGAGGCCCACGTCCCATTCCTCTCGGTAAAGTCCACGAGGCTTATTGGAGAGCACGTTGGCGATGGGGCGAGGAGGATACACGAGCTCTACGAGAAGGCGAGACAGGTTGCGCCGTGCATAGTATTTCTTGACGAGTTCGACAGCATAGCCCTCGACAGGAGCTATCAGGATCTGAGAGGTGATGTGAGCGAGGTCGTAAACGCGATTCTCACGGAGCTTGATGGAATAGAGAGGAATGAGGGGATATGCACTATAGCAGCCACAAACAGGATTGACATGCTCGACCCCTCAATCCGGAGCAGGTTTGAGGAGGAGATCGAGTTCAGGATGCCGGACAGCGAGGAGAGGTATATGATACTCAAGAAGAGCCTCGAGGACTTTCCGCTCCCGGTCAACGCAAACCTCGAGGAGGTGGCGAGAGTTACGGAGGGTTTCTCGGGGAGAGATCTCGTGGAGAAGGTGATAAAGGCGTCGCTCCACAAGGCGATAGTCGAGGGCAGGGATGTTATAACGACTCAGGACCTCCTCAACTCGGTTCAGAAGGTGTCGAAGCCTGCGAAGCAGCCTCCCAAGCAGATGTTCGTTTAA
- the thpR gene encoding RNA 2',3'-cyclic phosphodiesterase — MRLFVAIDISEELRKEFVPLIQLLSGYKGIKPVEPENLHITLKFLGEVNEARAELIRDRLRQIDFEPFEIEFRGIGYFPSQSYMRVVWVGVEGEGIYSLAEKVEREMRKLGFRKDKDFRAHLTVGRIKRIDSEARARLARQLEDFSRDYGRMLVDRFKLKKSTLTPKGPIYEDVEVFGGKT; from the coding sequence ATGAGACTGTTCGTAGCGATCGACATTTCAGAGGAGCTCAGAAAGGAGTTCGTTCCGCTCATTCAGCTCTTATCCGGCTATAAGGGCATAAAGCCCGTGGAACCGGAGAACCTCCACATAACCCTCAAGTTTCTCGGAGAGGTGAACGAGGCGAGGGCAGAGCTCATCAGGGACAGGCTCAGGCAGATAGACTTCGAGCCTTTCGAGATCGAGTTCAGGGGAATAGGCTACTTCCCAAGTCAGAGCTACATGAGGGTAGTTTGGGTGGGCGTGGAAGGAGAGGGAATCTACAGCCTCGCGGAGAAGGTCGAGAGGGAGATGAGGAAGCTGGGATTCAGGAAGGACAAGGACTTCAGGGCCCACCTGACGGTCGGCAGGATTAAGAGAATAGACAGCGAGGCGAGAGCAAGGCTCGCAAGGCAGCTCGAGGACTTCAGCCGGGACTACGGAAGGATGCTCGTGGACAGGTTCAAGCTCAAGAAGTCCACCCTGACGCCAAAGGGCCCGATATACGAGGATGTGGAGGTCTTTGGTGGTAAGACATGA
- the cca gene encoding CCA tRNA nucleotidyltransferase produces the protein MSSIEEILREVLPEVIPGEELVRKAKKAEEELRRRLDSALSNYPDIEYRFLGSYARDTWLPESLEIDVFLLFPEHYSFEELERIGIEVGKSVVDSYEMRYAAHPYVHGLVAGVEVDVVPCYRLKSPERIKSAVDRTPFHHEWLKDRIRGKENDVRLLKRFLKAGNLYGAEFKVRGFSGYLCELLVVFYGSFENLVRNATRWRREMVIDVENGKIELKKDQRSLFVVDPVDRKRNVAANLSVDNFARFVERCRLFIENPSPEFFRTASRAVDVDRLREELEGRFVYAVSFERPPIVEDNLYTQLERAERRIRKVLEDNEFQVLRSGHHAGERCYLLFETTAGEISKVKKHYGPKIESYENSMRFLRKNREYERFFEDGRYVTYRRRKLRRAEQVIEHAIATQHESMGKDLSDYIRDGSVHSGEEILSLHELLEFLTEFLGVRE, from the coding sequence ATGAGCAGCATCGAGGAAATTCTCAGGGAAGTCCTTCCGGAAGTGATTCCCGGGGAGGAGCTCGTCAGGAAGGCCAAGAAGGCTGAGGAGGAGCTGAGGAGGAGGCTCGACTCGGCTCTCTCAAATTACCCGGACATAGAGTACAGGTTTCTCGGCAGCTATGCGAGAGACACATGGCTCCCTGAGAGCCTCGAGATCGACGTTTTCCTCCTCTTTCCCGAGCACTACAGCTTTGAGGAGCTCGAGAGGATTGGGATAGAGGTCGGAAAGAGCGTGGTCGACAGCTACGAGATGAGGTATGCCGCACACCCGTACGTCCACGGCCTCGTCGCTGGAGTGGAGGTCGATGTAGTTCCGTGCTACAGGCTGAAGAGCCCCGAGAGGATAAAGAGTGCCGTCGACAGGACCCCTTTCCATCACGAGTGGCTAAAGGACAGGATAAGGGGTAAGGAGAATGACGTGAGGCTGTTAAAGAGGTTTCTGAAGGCAGGAAACCTATACGGGGCGGAGTTCAAGGTCAGGGGGTTTTCGGGATACCTGTGCGAGCTGCTTGTGGTCTTCTACGGATCCTTCGAGAACCTCGTGAGGAACGCGACGAGGTGGAGAAGGGAGATGGTTATTGATGTCGAGAACGGTAAAATCGAGCTGAAGAAAGATCAGCGGAGCCTGTTTGTTGTTGATCCGGTTGACAGGAAGAGGAACGTGGCGGCAAACCTGAGCGTTGACAACTTCGCGAGGTTCGTGGAGAGGTGCAGACTCTTCATCGAGAACCCGTCTCCCGAGTTCTTCAGGACGGCGAGCAGGGCTGTGGATGTGGACAGGTTGAGGGAGGAGCTTGAAGGGAGGTTCGTCTATGCCGTCTCTTTCGAGAGGCCCCCAATAGTGGAGGACAACCTCTACACCCAGCTCGAGAGGGCCGAGAGGAGGATAAGGAAGGTGCTTGAGGATAACGAGTTTCAGGTTTTGAGATCTGGACACCACGCCGGGGAGAGGTGCTACCTGCTCTTCGAAACGACTGCGGGAGAGATTTCTAAGGTGAAGAAGCACTACGGACCGAAAATCGAGAGCTACGAGAACTCTATGAGGTTCCTCAGGAAGAACAGGGAGTACGAGAGGTTCTTCGAGGATGGCAGATACGTGACCTACAGGAGGAGAAAGCTCAGGAGGGCAGAGCAGGTGATAGAGCACGCCATAGCGACCCAGCACGAGTCAATGGGGAAGGATCTCTCAGACTACATAAGAGACGGGTCTGTCCACTCTGGAGAGGAGATCCTCAGCCTCCACGAGCTTCTCGAGTTCCTGACCGAGTTTCTGGGGGTGAGGGAGTGA
- a CDS encoding MBL fold metallo-hydrolase yields the protein MRVTFLGTGVAVSLEQKAQQSLLIEDDRLILIDCGFGSMLRLQQAGYDVTELDAIVLTHFHLDHCGELMGILKARWLSGAGRIDIYAPEGASSFISSFLSSSPYLMGKLSFRVREVGGGERFSIGNLRFEARRTVHSVESLGYVVDGLLISGDTSAFPELYEGVDAAIHEMSLDFGGKADFHTSPENFAENAGELKRAYFIHLYPPAYGNREEIARYLERGGIASFFPNDLDTLEL from the coding sequence GTGAGGGTAACCTTTCTCGGGACAGGTGTTGCGGTCAGCCTCGAGCAGAAGGCCCAGCAATCTCTGCTCATCGAGGATGACAGGCTAATTCTGATTGACTGCGGTTTTGGATCCATGCTGAGGCTACAGCAGGCCGGTTACGACGTCACGGAGCTTGATGCGATAGTCCTCACGCACTTCCACCTCGACCACTGCGGTGAGCTCATGGGGATCCTCAAGGCGAGGTGGCTTAGTGGGGCTGGTAGGATCGACATCTACGCTCCGGAGGGTGCAAGCAGCTTCATCAGCAGCTTCCTCTCCTCCTCTCCCTATCTCATGGGAAAGCTCAGCTTCAGGGTCAGGGAGGTTGGAGGTGGTGAGAGGTTCTCCATAGGCAACCTCAGGTTCGAGGCGAGGAGGACGGTGCACTCCGTGGAAAGTTTGGGGTATGTGGTCGACGGCCTGCTCATCTCTGGGGACACGTCGGCATTTCCGGAGCTCTACGAGGGTGTTGATGCCGCAATCCACGAGATGTCGCTCGACTTTGGTGGAAAAGCTGATTTCCACACCTCGCCGGAGAACTTCGCAGAAAATGCAGGGGAGTTGAAGAGGGCGTACTTCATCCACCTCTACCCCCCAGCATACGGGAACAGGGAGGAGATAGCGAGGTACCTCGAGAGAGGGGGAATAGCCTCATTCTTCCCCAACGACCTCGACACGCTCGAGCTGTAA